A window of Streptomyces sp. NBC_01224 genomic DNA:
AGTCCGACGCCGAGGGCAAGGGCACCATCGTCCTGGCCACGGTCCGTGGCGACGTCCATGACATCGGCAAGAATCTCGTCGACATCATCCTGTCCAACAACGGCTACAACGTCGTGAACCTCGGCATCAAGCAGCCCGTCTCCGCGATCCTGGAGGCCGCCGAGGAGCACCGCGCCGACGTCATCGGCATGTCTGGCCTGCTGGTGAAGTCCACCGTGATCATGAAGGAGAACCTGGAAGAGCTGAACCAGCGCAAGCTGGCCGCCGACTTCCCGGTGATCCTCGGCGGTGCGGCCCTCACCCGGGCCTATGTCGAGCAGGACCTCCACGAGATCTACGAGGGCGAGGTCCGCTACGCCCGTGACGCGTTCGAGGGGCTGCGCCTGATGGACGCCCTCATCGCGGTCAAGCGCGGCGTCCCCGGCGCCGCCCTCCCCGAACTCAAGCAGCGCCGCGTCCCCAAGCGGGACACGGCGGTCCTGGAGGTCGACGAGCCCGAGGAGGGCGTCCGCTCCGACGTCGCCGTCGACAACCCGGTCCCGGCACCGCCGTTCTGGGGCACCCGGGTCGTCAAGGGCATCCAGCTCAAGGAGTACGCGTCCTGGCTGGACGAGGGCGCGCTCTTCAAGGGCCAGTGGGGCCTCAAGCAGGCCCGCGCCGGTGACGGACCCACGTACGAGGAGCTGGTCGAGACCGAGGGCCGCCCGCACCTGCGCGGCTGGCTCGACAAGCTCCACACCGAGAACCTGCTGGAAGCCGCCGTCGTCTACGGCTACTTCCCCTGCGTCTCCAAGGGCGACGACCTGATCCTGCTCCACGAGGACGGCTCCGAGCGCACCCGCTTCACCTTCCCGCGCCAGCGCCGCGGCCGCCGCCTCTGCCTCGCGGACTTCTTCCGCCCCGAGGAGTCTGGCGAGACCGATGTGATCGGCCTCCAGGTCGTCACCGTCGGCTCGAAGATCGGCGGTGAGACCGCGAAGCTCTTCGAGGCCAACTCCTACCGCGACTACCTGGAGCTGCACGGCCTGTCCGTACAGCTGGCCGAGGCCCTCGCCGAGTACTGGCACGCCCGGGTCCGCTCCGAGCTCGGCTTCGGCGGCGAGGACCCCGCCGATGTCGAGGACATGTTCGCGCTGAAGTACCGCGGTGCGCGCTTCTCGCTCGGCTACGGCGCCTGCCCCGACCTGGAGGACCGGGCGAAGATCGCCGAGCTGCTCCAGCCCGAGCGGATCGGTGTGCATCTCTCGGAGGAGTTCCAGCTGCACCCGGAGCAGTCCACCGACGCGATCGTCATCCACCACCCGGAGGCGAAGTACTTCAACGCGCGGTAAGACGCCGTTCAGCGCGCGGTAGCCGGACAAGTCGTACACTGGTCGGTCCAGTGAAGGCCGGTCGCCCTTCCCACGGGAAATGGCGGCCGGCCTTCTCGTCCCCTACGGAAGGTGTGCCGGATGACCAGCACGGTTCCCGCGTCCATGACCCGCACGGCCGAAGGCGCCGCTCTGCAGGCCGTCCTGCTCGACATGGACGGCACGCTCGTCGACACCGAGGGCTTCTGGTGGGACGCCGAGGTGGAGGTCTTCGCCGATCTCGGGCATCAGCTCGACGAGGCCTGGCGGGACGTGGTGGTCGGCGGGCCGATGACCCGCAGCGCCGGCTACCTCATGGATGTGACCGGCGCGGACATCACCCTCGCCGAACTCACCGTGCTGCTCAACGACCGCTTCGAGCGGCGCATCGACCGCGGGGTGCCGCTGATGCCGGGCGCGGCACGGCTGCTGGCCGAGCTGGCCAGGCACGAGATTCCCACCGCCCTGGTCTCCGCCTCGCACCGGCGGATCATCGACCGGGTGCTGGACTCGGTGGGCCGCCACCACTTCGCCCTCACCGTCGCGGGCGACGAGGTCTCCCGTACCAAACCGCACCCGGAGC
This region includes:
- a CDS encoding HAD family hydrolase, coding for MTSTVPASMTRTAEGAALQAVLLDMDGTLVDTEGFWWDAEVEVFADLGHQLDEAWRDVVVGGPMTRSAGYLMDVTGADITLAELTVLLNDRFERRIDRGVPLMPGAARLLAELARHEIPTALVSASHRRIIDRVLDSVGRHHFALTVAGDEVSRTKPHPEPYLTAASGFGAVPELCAVIEDTATGVAAAEAAGCRVVAVPSVAPIAPAYGRVVVRSLEEVDLAFLRGLVTGMR